GACAGGTAGATCTATCTCACTCGACAAGCGCTACTTACGCCCAGATGGCACCATAGTCTGGGCCAACAGCAGCCTCACCCGGCTCGACGATGAACAAGGTCGTCCGCACACGCTGCTAGCGGTCACCGTAGATCTCAGCGATCGCAAACAAGCAGAAGTAGCCTTACAACAAAGCGAGGAGCAAGCCCGACTGGCTATCCAAGTTGGGCAGCTGGGGACTTGGCGACATCACCTCCATCTAGACTTCATAGAGCTAGATGAGCGGATGCGAGAGATTTGGGGAGAACCTCAGGAGGCAGCCATCCTACCGCTGTCTCAAGTCATGGCACGAATTCACCCGGATGACCAGGAACCAGTGGCCACTGCGCTCACTGCTGCCCTTAACCCTAGTTCGTCAGGCCTCTATGAAATTGACTACCGAATTGTCTGGGATGACAATACCGAGCGGTGGATATCTGCGAATGGGCAGGTACTGTTTGCAGGAGAGGGAGAGTTCCGGCAGCCCGTAAGTTTTTTGGGAACTGCCCTTGACATCACGGATAGCAAACAAGCTGAAGAGCGATTGCGGAAAAGTGCGGAGCGACTCAGTATCGCGTTGACAGCGGCAAAGCTAGGAGATTGGAGTTGGAGTGCCGCCACAGACATCGTGGTTTTATCCGAACCAGCGGCTGCAATGTTTGGCATCCCCCCGGGTCCCTCGATGACTTGGACCGAGATGCAAAGTCTGATCCATCCAGAGGATCGAGAGCGAACCCGCTTACAAATCGCACAAGCGATTGCAGAGCGGAGTGACTACGATATTGAGTATCGGGTCGTGCATTCGCATGGGGCAGAACGCTGGATTGCCTCGAAAGGGCGGGCCCAGTATGACTCGTCTGGGCAAGTTTTAGAGATGCTAGGGGTCGTGCAAGATATCACGGCTCGTAAGCAAGCGGAGGTAGAACGCGAACAGCTTCTCGTGAGGGAAAAAACAGCCCGAGAAGCAGCTGAACAAGCCAACCGGGTGAAAGATGAGTTTTTAGCCGTGCTCTCCCACGAATTGCGATCGCCGCTCAACCCGATTTTGGGATGGTCCAAACTCTTGCAGACCGGCAAGCTAGATGCCGCCAAAACCCAGCAGGCCTTGCAGACAATCGAGCGCAATGCCCAACTGCAATCGGAGTTGATTGAAGACCTGCTGAGTGTGTCCCGGATTCTGCAAGGCAAGCTCAATCTGAACGTCAGCTCGATCAACCTGGTCTCCATCATGCGAGGCGCGATGGAAACGGTACGGTTGGCAGCAGAAGCGAAGTCCATCCAAATAGAGGCAACCCTAGCACCAGAGGTGGGTCTGGTTTCTGGAGATGCCACGCGGTTGCAGCAAGTGATTTGGAATTTGCTCTCCAATGCGGTCAAGTTCACGCCAGCCGGGGGACAAGTCCGCATTAGATTGGAGCACTTCGACTCATGCGCTCACATTACGGTTAGCGATACGGGACAGGGCATTGCACCTGAGTTTCTGCCTTATGTGTTTGAATACTTCCGTCAAGCGGATGCCACGACGACCCGAAAATCTGGAGGACTGGGACTAGGACTGGCGATCGTGCGGCACTTAGTCGAACTGCATGGAGGCACGGTTGAGGCCGAAAGCCCAGGCGTGGGTAAGGGTGCCACCTTTACCGTGAGGCTGCCACTCATGCCTCTACAGCCGATCGCTCCTCAGCACCCCCCAGCGTCAGAGCCCGCTGCTGATTTGAACGGGATTCAGGTCTTGGTTGTGGATGATGAAGCAGATTCACGGGACTTTGTGGCTTTTGTGTTGGAGCAAGCGGGAGCAAAAGTGCTCACAGCCAAGACCGCCGCTGAAGCGTTGAGCCTGCTGATGCACTCAAAACCCAATGTGCTGTTGAGTGACATTGGCATGCCTAACATGGATGGCTATATGCTGATGCAACAGGTGAGAGCGTTGCCACCAGAGCAAGGGGGGCAAATTCCTGCGATCGCGCTGACGGCGTATGCCGGAGAAGTCAATCAGCAGCAGGCGTTGGCAGCAGGGTTCCAGAAGCACCTCTCTAAACCGCTAGACTCCCAAAAGTTGAGTCACGTGATTGCTCACCTGATCAAGCCCACTTAGCGATCGCTTAGAAGTTCACTCACTTGGTTGCGTTCCCCAATTTTGGCAAAGTTAGGGGCGATCGCACTCTGGGAGTCTGATCACTGAGCTATGTAAAGTATGCAACATGCAAAAGCTCAAAGGCTGTAGTTCTGACCCAGGGTTTACTCTAGGTTTACGACCAAAAGCGTGACTGTTTGGAGTCGGTTGAGTCTAACGTCAAGCGCATCTTTAACCTGGCCCTCAAACTCATCGAGGTTCATAAAGGTATCTAATGATGTTTTTAGGTTACCCTCCCTAGGTATATATTACTACATGCACTGAGTAGTTTGGAATCATAATAGAAATCCTAGCTTTACAGCTTTTAGATTCCAAAAATTGCGGATTTTACTAGTAGGTGACAGACAGGCGTGCTCGCCTGGTTGAGTTGTAGGAGAGGCGATCGGGCAATGAGAAGCTGATATGTCCACTCTTCCTCTCCTACAACTCGCAACTGCCTCTTCCCCAGCTTTTTTAATAGACCTTCTATATGCGAGGGTTTTAGGCATTTTGTAGTAGCCAAAGACAGTTGCATCAGTTTGAATATTAGTCACCCGGCATCCAGCTAGCTTTGCATCCTTAAACCTCCTTCTCAGGGTGGATAGAAGTATAAAATCTACGCCCTCAGAATGAGATGTATAGCAGACGCTATAATTAACTCCTTCACCTATAAAAACTTTCCCTTCAAGCCTCATGCTTAAAAAGACAGCGGCGCTGGCGCAACCAGAAGTGAGTCATCTCGTTCGCAAGCTGCGGCACCTGAGTGGATTAAGCCAAGAGCAGTTTGCCGTCACCCTAGGCGTTGCTTTTAGCACGATTAATCGATGGGAAAACGGTCACATGCAACCTTCGCCTCTAGCACTGAAGCAAATCAAAACGATGCTCGGTGAGTTAAGCCGTTCATCTGTAGTTGAGCTTCAGGAGCAAAGCCAAACCTTACTAAATCAGTATTTTTCAGAGACGGAGTCGAGCACTCAATGACTGAAGCGAAGGCTGGGATTTCGAGTCATTCCTCTCCTACACCCAGTACAGAAACCACTGGCTTGCTAGAGAGTGAAGCGCGATTCCGGTTCGTACTGGAAGCTTCACCCGATGGATTCACCATTCTCCGCACTGTCCCGGATCAAGGAGGGGCGATCGCTGACTTCAGCATTGAATACGTCAATCCAGTTGCCGCCAGAGGTGTGAACCGTAGGCCAGAGGAAATTGTGGGTCAGCAGCTGCTCCAGCTGTTTCCCGAATGTAAAAGCAGCGGTATTTTCGCTCGCTATGTGACAGTCGCCGAAACTGGCATTTCTGAGACATTTGAGACGTTCTACAACAGTCAAGCACTAACCGGTTGGTTTCGTAACGTCGTTGTGAAGCTAAACGATGGGATTGCGGTTTCCTTTAGCAACATTACCGATCGCAAACAAGCAGAACTAGCACTGCAACAGCAAGAGCAGCACTTCAAAGTCGCTTTACAAACCGCCAAGCTGGGTTCTTGGGAGCATGATCTGATTACGGGAGTTTTAACTTGTTCGGCTCAATGTAAGGCGAACTTTGGCTTACCACCTGATGCCGAGTTTACTCACGAAACCTTGTTTGCGGTGTTGCATTCCGATGACGTATCCATGGTTCAGGCAGCAATTGAGCATTCCGTTCAATCGGGAACGGACTATGAGGTAGAGGAGCGTTGCTACCATCCTGATGGGAGTCTGCACTGGTTGATTGTTCGAGGTCAGGTTATCTGTGACGCTAACGGTACGCCGATTCGCATGGTGGGGGTCACGCTCGATATTACAGAACGCAAGCAATTTGAGGAGTCGCTCCGAGCAGCCAACCAACATACTTCCAACATTCTGGAAAGCATTACAGATGCTTTCATCGCCTTTGACCGCGACTGGCGCTATACCTACGTCAACCAAGAAGCGGCTCGGATGTTAGGGCGATCGCCTGGAGAATTGCTGGGACAACGCTGGCAAGATGTCTTTCCTGAGGTGGCTCGGCAGAATACGGTGACAGGCCGAGCCCTCCACCAAGCCATGACGGAACAAGTGAGTGCTCGCTTGGAAGTCTTTTCTCTGGCAGCTCAGCGTTGGATAGAGATGTCCATTTTTCCTTCACCGAATGGTGTGGCTGCATGGTTTCGCGACATTAGTGACCGCAAACGAGCCGAGCACCGTCGAGATGCCCAATACGCGATCGCCCGTATCCTAGCAGAGGCTACGACCATTGCTGAAGCGACTCCCGCAATTTTACAAGCTCTCTGTGAGAATTTAGGCTGGCAAGTGGGAGTGCTTTGGAGTGTCACCCCAGAGCACCCCCTGCTCCACTGCATTGACTGCTGGCAAGCGCGAGCAGAGCTGCATGA
Above is a window of Trichocoleus sp. FACHB-46 DNA encoding:
- a CDS encoding DNA-binding transcriptional regulator, giving the protein MLKKTAALAQPEVSHLVRKLRHLSGLSQEQFAVTLGVAFSTINRWENGHMQPSPLALKQIKTMLGELSRSSVVELQEQSQTLLNQYFSETESSTQ
- a CDS encoding PAS domain-containing protein; the protein is MTDQLHRSVSSDNGSSQTVPEAAVPVAAVTTLSQSQELTQQILESSDDCIKVLDLEGRILFMSPGGQAVLGIQDITPFLHTPWAEFWKGVDQQAAMEAVARARVGKVSTFQGYRPTLKGEPKWWDNKVSPIRGAAGQVERLLCISRDITQRQRSEDQRQQAEAQLRKSKNHLSAIFSQAAVGLSEVSLDGRFQHVNDELCRILGRSREEMLAAGVLEVTHPEDVSKSLEAIQQLLETGRSISLDKRYLRPDGTIVWANSSLTRLDDEQGRPHTLLAVTVDLSDRKQAEVALQQSEEQARLAIQVGQLGTWRHHLHLDFIELDERMREIWGEPQEAAILPLSQVMARIHPDDQEPVATALTAALNPSSSGLYEIDYRIVWDDNTERWISANGQVLFAGEGEFRQPVSFLGTALDITDSKQAEERLRKSAERLSIALTAAKLGDWSWSAATDIVVLSEPAAAMFGIPPGPSMTWTEMQSLIHPEDRERTRLQIAQAIAERSDYDIEYRVVHSHGAERWIASKGRAQYDSSGQVLEMLGVVQDITARKQAEVEREQLLVREKTAREAAEQANRVKDEFLAVLSHELRSPLNPILGWSKLLQTGKLDAAKTQQALQTIERNAQLQSELIEDLLSVSRILQGKLNLNVSSINLVSIMRGAMETVRLAAEAKSIQIEATLAPEVGLVSGDATRLQQVIWNLLSNAVKFTPAGGQVRIRLEHFDSCAHITVSDTGQGIAPEFLPYVFEYFRQADATTTRKSGGLGLGLAIVRHLVELHGGTVEAESPGVGKGATFTVRLPLMPLQPIAPQHPPASEPAADLNGIQVLVVDDEADSRDFVAFVLEQAGAKVLTAKTAAEALSLLMHSKPNVLLSDIGMPNMDGYMLMQQVRALPPEQGGQIPAIALTAYAGEVNQQQALAAGFQKHLSKPLDSQKLSHVIAHLIKPT
- a CDS encoding PAS domain-containing protein — translated: MTEAKAGISSHSSPTPSTETTGLLESEARFRFVLEASPDGFTILRTVPDQGGAIADFSIEYVNPVAARGVNRRPEEIVGQQLLQLFPECKSSGIFARYVTVAETGISETFETFYNSQALTGWFRNVVVKLNDGIAVSFSNITDRKQAELALQQQEQHFKVALQTAKLGSWEHDLITGVLTCSAQCKANFGLPPDAEFTHETLFAVLHSDDVSMVQAAIEHSVQSGTDYEVEERCYHPDGSLHWLIVRGQVICDANGTPIRMVGVTLDITERKQFEESLRAANQHTSNILESITDAFIAFDRDWRYTYVNQEAARMLGRSPGELLGQRWQDVFPEVARQNTVTGRALHQAMTEQVSARLEVFSLAAQRWIEMSIFPSPNGVAAWFRDISDRKRAEHRRDAQYAIARILAEATTIAEATPAILQALCENLGWQVGVLWSVTPEHPLLHCIDCWQARAELHEFIATRQQMTFSPGVGIPGRVWASRQPLWLTEISQDSNFPRATLAPQTGLKSAFGFPIQLGHEILGVIECFSDRVQETDSDLLQMMAAIGSQIGQFMERKRTEIALRESQDLFQSFMNHSPMAAFI